The genomic window TTATGTCGCCCGGAGAACCAGCAGTGAAAATTGCTGATGACTTAGTTCACATGTTCAAGACTTGTAGATGAGAACGTTCATTTATTCGTGTGCCTTTATTGCCTTAGGATTCATGTCGTTCAGATGGATTTGCGGTAATATTTTTCCCTATCAGCCTTCACACTTTCCTGTACCTTTTTATCCTTTTCAAGACAATCCACCGGACAGCTTGATGGTAGAGATTGGAAAGCGTTTATTTTTTGACCCTAAATTATCTGCTAACAATTCGATCTCATGTGCTTCTTGTCACTCGCCTTTCAATGCTTTTGCTCATACGGATCATGAATTGAGTCACGGTATTCATGATTCAATTGGAAATAGAAATGCGCCTGCTCTTTTTAATCTTGCATGGCAGCAATCTTTTATGTGGGATGGAGCCATCAATCATCTCGATGTCCAGCCTCTGGCACCAATATCTCATGCAGCTGAAATGGGTAGCTCCATCAATGAAGTAATCCAAAAAATCGAAGCAATAACTCTTTACCGCAATCTGTATTTCGAGGCATGTGGGGACTCCAGTATAAGCAGTGCTAAAATTTTGAAAGCTTTGGCTCAATACCAGCTTACACTAGTGTCTGCAAACTCAAAATATGATAGGGTCGTGCAGGGACAGGAGAAATTTTCTGTGCAGGAGGAAAAAGGGTATAAACTGTTTTTGAAGAATTGCAATCGGTGCCATACGGAACCTCTGTTTTCAAACTTTTCATTCGAAAAAAATGGACTTGCGCTTGACCCGGATTTAAATGATCAGGGGCGATATAGAGTGACACTACTAGAAGAAGACAGAATGAAATTTAAAGTACCCAGTTTGCGTAATTTAGTATTTACATATCCATATATGCATGATGGCAGGTTTGCGACGTTAAAAGAAGTAATTCACCATTATGCAGGGGATTTCAACACCAAATTGGATAGTTCGGAGAAAGCAAGCAAGGCAATCATTTTAAACCCAAATGATCAAGTTGACTTAATCGCTTTTCTTCTAACTTTATCGGACAAAGAATTTGTGTTCGATCCGAAACATTTGTTGAAGTAAAAGCATTTATTATGACTTTTGGTTGGGTACTTTATAATTCAAACAAAAACTATCAGGAAAAATGAAAAATAATTTGTTAGCCATAGCCCTAATCAGCATCAGCTTAACAACGGCTATTTCGCAAATCAATCCGGCCATATCGAGTTGGTTGCAAAACAAATCAAAAACTGGGTATTACTATGTTTCAGGGAATTCAATACCTGTCTCACATGGAATTTTGGTCAATTGTCAGTCGGTAGAATACTCTGCAAACAATGTGTATGTCCATGCGACTGGAATGCCGGCTTATCATGTCGGTCCTTATTTGGATGGAAACCCCAATCAAGCCGGTAATCAGAATGCTATCTTTAAATTGCCGTTAAATCCAACCGAAAATACAGGTACGAAAACCGCAACTCAGGGAGGAAACATAGGTATCTTTATCAATGGTGTGGCTATGTTCGATTTCAGGGATGATGTAGCATGGAATACCAACACAAATTCTTGGTGCGGTGGCCCGGGAAATGCACCTTGTCCGGGAGGTCCCGGCACTACACAATCTTGGTATCGTGACGCAATCGTTTTTGAAAAGAAAGGATTTGATTGTGCGAAGGGGCACCCGGCCGGTTCAAACTACCATCATCACCAGAATCCAAGTGCCTTTGACCTGGACAAAACTGTGATTTCAAATATTTGTAATCTTTATGATTCCGACGGATTGTACGTTATTGATCCTACAAAGCACTCTCCGCTGTTGGGATTTGCTTACGATGGATTTCCTGTTTATGGAGCTTATGGGTACGCGAATACTGATGGATCTGGCGGGATCACACGGATCAAATCCGGTTATCAGTTGCGTAAAATAACGGTAAGGACCCATCATGCCGATGGTACAGATGTACCTGATGGCCCGGCTGTCAATACCAGTTACCCTCTGGGAACTTTTCGTGAAGATTACGAATGGATTTCTCATTCTAATGATCCAAGCTATCTGGACGCACACAATGGCCGTTTCTGCGTGACTCCGGAGTATCCTAAAGGAACTTACTGCTATTTTGCCACCGTTGACGAACAGCACAACTCTGCCTACCCATACATAGTCGGACCTAAATATTATGGTGTTAAAACAGGAACAAAAGTGAGTTCAATTTCCGAAACAACGACGGTTTATAATCCGGTTCTGTCCAATCAAAATCCTTCGTCAGAAAATATAGATATAAAGATTATACCCGTTTCGGCTTCAGACCTGATTGCGATCCAAGTCAAAGGACTTAATCCAAATGATATAGATCTGAGTTTGTTTGATTTACAAGGAAAGATGATTAGCCAGACCACTATTGATAAAGGGCAAACGATCGCTTATTTCGATATTCAGACATTGTATGCAGGAACTTATTTTATACAAATCAAGTATGGAAATCATTTCCAAACTGAAAAGCTTGTTTTACAGAAATAAACCAATAGTTTTTTGGTAAATCAACGGATCTTTAATTAGCAAATATTAATTATTAATGATGAGTTGCTATCCGGGAATTTTGTTTTAAGTCGAAATGTTTTTTGGGTTTATTGCTCAAAAACAGCTAAGAGGGATCGGATTTTTGAAGGCTTCTGCCTGACTCAATGTGTGCTTACTAAAATGAAAGCACTGTATCTTTAGTAAGTGAATCACTAAGATTTACTTTTGCATAAAATTCTAAAATTGAAAAGGTATAAGCTCAATGGTACTTACTTTTATTGTCCTGTAGATCTGACATTGAAAATTGTGGGAGGAAGGTGGAAGGGTGTTGTAATCTGGAATCTGCGTAATGGCACGAAGAGATTTAGTGAAATGAAAAGAACACTGGTCACTATAAACGACAAAATGCTTTCACAGACATTTAAAGAGCTTGAAGAACAAGGCGTAGTTCATCGTAAAGTTTATCAGGTAGTTCCACCTAAAGTTGAATATAGTCTCACCGAAGAAGGTAAAAAATTGCTTCCAATTATGGAAGCAATGAGTTCGTATGGATCAAAGTTTGAAGTAGAATAAATACGATTAAATAATCTTTACTGATTATCTATACTTTGTCTGGAAAAAACGTGGTCATTTAAAAAATCGGAAAATATGGATGGTGATAAAAACCTCCAAAAGACTCAATGGAATAGCAAATGGTAATATAGAAAGAGGCAAGATACCCAAATTTCCAATCACCAACCACATCATTAAAAAACCAATTACCCAACTCAGGATAAAGGTCTCCCAAAAATTAAATTTTTGAAACAAGATGAAAATGATGATTGCAAATATCAAAGACCATACGCCCCAAATAAGGCCATTGACAGGAGCTTCCGGAAACGACATTCCTAAATTTTGGTAATGTAATGCCCAGATGGTGTGCAACAATATTGAATTGCGATAAAACTCTGAGATGCTAATCCAAATCATACTCAGAGAAATGGATAATGCTGTCTTGCGCATAAATAATACGAATCAGTTTTTTCGAAATTCTCTTTCGATACGTTTATCAGGAATCAGCCACATAATACCCACCAGGAGATATAGAATTGCCGAAACGATAGGATAATAATAAGAGATAAGTATGCCCAGGATATAAACCACCAATGAAATTGTCCCCTTGATATCATTTACCATAGCTTTGGCAAGTACTGAATCCTGCCCATGCTCATTTATAATAAACTTGGTAAGTAATTGATAACTTGACCCGGAAAGAAGGAAAATGATCCCAATGAAAGCCACAGGTGTAGAATCAAAATGCGATTCGCCCATCCAAGCAGTGCCAAAAGGTACGAGAGAAAGAAAGAAAAGTAGCAAGCCATTGGTCCAAAGGATTTTTCCATTTACTTTCTCAACTGTTTGAAAAACATGATGATGGTTATTCCAATAGATGATGATCATCAAGAAGCTCAGGATATAGCTTGAAAATTTAGGCCATAAAGCCAGTAAATCAGACCAGGAATTGCCATGGGGAATTTTCAATTCCAGTACCATGATCGTGACAATGATGGCCAAGACACCATCACTAAATGCTTCTATTCTTCCTTTTTTCATCCAATTATGTTTTGTGAGCAAAACCTTCTACGGTCAATTGAGGTCTGCCCAATTGGTCCCAGGTTTTTTGAGACTCAAATGTCTCAAAATTATTGATCATTACATTCATTAATTTTGAGACAAACTTCATTTGAGGTATGAAGTATCCGAGAAATTTTAATACTCCGTATGGCATAGATCCCACTGAAAGCCTTTCCTTGGAATAGGCACCGACAAATTTCTGAGCAGCCTCCTGCATAGTCAGAGCTTCCGGTCCCTGCACAGGATATTCTTGATCCAAAGCTTTTTCTGTCAAAAAAGCTTGTGCGACATTTCTGCCAAAGTCTTCACCGGCAATCCACCAGGATTTATGGTTTACCGAAGCGTTAATAAAATTGAGTTTATTTCCTCTTTTCATCCCTTCAGAAATGAGATTTTCCATGAAGTTTGAAGGATAAAAAATAGTATAAGGAATCCCTGATTTTTTTACTCTGTCAATGCTTGATTTCTTGGAATTGAAAACCCACCAGTTACCTTGATAATTGCGCGCCAGAAAGGATGATAAAAGAACAATCTGTTTAATGTTGCCATTGGTTTTTGCAGCAGATATGATATGGTCTAAACCTTGAGCTTCAGGATTGAACTGGTTTTCTTTATCCGTAGGGCGGGTTGAAATATTGATATACAGTCCATCCGCATTTTCAAGAGCAAGCCCGATTGAATTTTTATCGTCCAAATCCCCTTTCACAAAATTTACACCTGCTGGAAAAATTGATTTCGCTTTTTCAGGATTTCTTACCAATGCAGTGACATTAAAACCCGCTTTGACTAACTCTTTTGTTACAGGAATTCCAATCATCCCTGTGGCGCCAATAATGCTTATATTCTTTGACATATATTTAAGTTTTATAAATTGAAAATAATACTTTTCGGTTCAATCTAATTTTGGTTTAAATCATCCGTATACATTTATCCATATTTCTAAAATAAAACATTCCACCTGTTTATTCAGGTGGAATGTTGCAGAATAATCGATTGAGATTATTTTTTTGGAGGTGGAATTACACCAAGTTGGACCATCATGCCATATGTATTTGTGGTCTGCCATTCTGCCACAACCTGACCATTTTTTATTTGCCTCATGAATTGTCCTGTAGATGCTATGCGCTTACCTGTCGCGGGAATTCCAAAATAAACACCAGAGTTGTCCATGAAGTTGGTGTAATCTACGGCGACCATATCAGCCTCACCCACTACGCGATTAAAGTGCATATCCATATTGGTGAATCCCTTGCTCAGAATTTCTTTCATGAAGTAGATGTATTCTTTCTTTCCTATGGCAGCCTGACCATCCCCAAAATACTGGAAATCATCTGAAAGCAAATCTTCTACTTTAGCCCAATCTCCTTTCATAATAGATTTTGAAAGTGACAAAGCGATTTCTTTGTTTGCGTCAATACTCATTTTTAAATGTTTTTTACTTGAATGTTTTGATGTTTGTGCCTGGGCAGAAGAAACTAGAAATACTGTGAGCAATGCCCAATAAATTACTTTTTTCATTGTTGATTATAATTTTAAGCCGACAAAGGTAAATTCTTTACTATTCCAATGTGTCATACTAACCAATTTGAAAGTAATACCTTTTTGGTAAGTATCATTAAGGTTTGATATTTTCCGGGAATGTATTTGTTACAAGAAAATTAAATAGGATTAAATCTCGCTGTTCATTCCTTCTCTAGTGGATTCACCTTAGAATAATAGTTGAAAATTTCCGACTTAAATGATGATAGTTTTCATAATGAATCATTTCGATTCCTCGCTTGATATGTTTACGCTTACAATCAATTTTGAACTTTTCAGTCCATCTGATTTCCGGCTCAATAAATATTTAGATAATTGTGATTTGAGTTTGAAATTAATTTGACTCCTTAGAAAATTCCAACTACAAATTAAGTTTTAATCTACTGCCTCCCATAGTTGCACCTTGGTCCCTTCAGCATCCAGAATGTGAACAAATTTTCCATAATCATATGTCTCAATATTGTCAAGGATGGTCACGCCTTCTTTTTTCAATTCTTCTACTAACTCCACTAGGTTTTCCACCCTGTAATTGATCATAAATTCTTTTTCAAAGTACTTGGAGCTTTCAGCAAAAGGTGACCATTGAGTTTGTGCTTTTTTAGTGCTGTCCGCACTTTCATACCATTCAAAAGTCGCGCCATAAGGGTTTGTGTCTAGTCCAAGATGATTTTTGTACCATTCAGTCACTGCTTTTGGATCCTTACATTTGAAAAAAACGCCACCAATTCCCGTTACCCTTTTCATTTTAATTTATAATTTTAAACTTTTTAAATAGATAAAAGCACTATTTCATGTGGGTCAAAGATACCCATATTTGAAATGTGAGCAAATTTTCTATAAAATCACCCGGTTCATAATAAATGGCCAATGCCTGGATCTGTAATATCCATTCTCCCAGAGGCAGACAGAATAAAGACTTGATGTAGTCTGATCAATCCTGTATTTTTCAGGAAAAAGCTGGATTTGTTCTTTGATTTGCGCATTTGAGATAGGCAAGTATATTGGCGCAAGGAAGGCCGATAAGCCTTGTAATAATTTTAATGTTCATTATCCCAATGCCAACTTCTAATATGAGAGATGCAGATCATGAAATTCTTTTACTATTATTCAACATTGAACTTAAACTGCCTTGCAAGATTATTCGTATCTACTTAGGTCAAAAATAATATTTTATCTCGGAATTAAAAAAATAGGTATATTTGTGTTCCTACCAATAGAAGATAATTGAATCAATACTCATCAAAAGATTCAAGTTATCCATAAATTAGAAGAAATATTATTAGAATTAAATAAACTACGGCAAGAAGTAGTTGAACTTAGAGCAGAGAATGCCCAGCTTCGAGTGGAGAATGCAATACTAAAGGAGAGAATAAAGGTATTAGAACTTAAAAATAAGCAAAATAGTAAAAATAGTCATATGCCTCCTTCTTCGGACCTATACAAGACTAAGAAGATAAAGAGTGCATTTACCAGGAAACAGAATAAGAATTCAGGTGGGCAAAAGGGTCACGAGGGAAAGACTTTAGATAAAGTAGAATTTGTGGATGAGGTTATAGTTTTGGAACCGAAACGATGTCAATGTGGAGCAGATCTTACAAAAGTCAAAGGTGTAATAATTGAAACAAGACAAGAATTTGATATTCCTCCACAGGAGATCCGGATAATAGAATATCAACGTAAAGAATGTATATGTCCGTACTGTCAGGCTATAACTGCCGGACATTTTCCAAATCACATACAAGCGCCGACGCAGTATGGTTCAACCATAAAGGCTGTATGTGTAATAATGAGTGTAAATTATAAAATTCCACTGGCAAAGATTGTCCAGTTGATGGAAGATCTATATCAGATCAGAATAAACGAATCCAGTATTATCAATTGGTTGAAACAATCTTATAACTTAATGAAACCAACAGAAGATCAGGTAAAAGAACATTTACTGAATAGCAAATTAGTGCATGCGGATGAAACAGGAGTTAATATCAATGGTAAAAATTATTGGAATCATGTAGTATCGACTGACAAACTAACTCACCAGTTTATAAACGAGAAAAGAGGTCAAAAAGCAATTCGAAATGAAGCTTCCATATTACCATATTATAAAGGAATACTAGTGCATGATTGCTGGTCTAGCTATTTTACATTAGAACAAGTTAAACATGTAATATGCGGAGCACATCTCATAAGGGAACTCAATGCATTAATAGAAGATAAATCAAAGTGGGCTTTTCGATTTCAAAAATATTTATTAGAACTACATAATTCACCGATAGCTAAAAATAAGAAAAATAAAAAACAAATACTTCTTGACTATAACAAAATACTACGACAAGGAATTCATGAAGAACCGCCACCAAGAAGAACAAGTTACAGAGGTCGAATTAAAAATTCAAAAGGATTGAACTTAATCAACAGACTAATTAAATATAAGGAATCTGTATTGGGATTTGCCTTCAGCAACTTAATACCATTTACAAACAATCAAGCAGAACGCGATATTCGCCATTGCAAAACAAAACAAAAAGTGGCTGGATGCTTTAGATCTCTGGAAGGTGCGAAATACTATATGCGTATTTCCTCCATAACAATCACTTTAAGAAAAAACTCAGTGAATGTGCTCGATTGGATAAAATCTCTATTTGCTGAAGGTATTTTTACCTTACCTTTGACCTAAGTAGTTACGATTATTCAATAATTTGAAATATTGATTGGGAGAATTGCAATTCTTAATGCCTACTTATTTGTTTCGCATTTGAGGCTTTCTCCTAACTTTTCATATACGCTGTCATTAGGCTCCCACAACTCAATTTTATTGCCCTCTAAATCCATAATATGCAAAAATTTTCCATAATCGAAGGCTTCTATAGTATCGACAATTGAGATATGATTTTGCTTTAATTTGTAGAGTAGTTTGTCCAAATTATCTACCCGGAAATTAATCATAAATTCTTTTGTTGAAGGATCAAAGTATTTGGTTTTTTCATTAAAAGGACTCCATTGTGTGAATCCCTTTTGGCTTGAATCCAATCCCTGTCTCCACTCGAAGACAGCGCCGTATTGATTGACTTTTATCCCTAAATTCTGCTCATACCAAGCTCTGAGTTCTTTAGGACTTTTGCACTTGAAGAAGATTCCGCCTATACCAGTGACCCGGCCTTCCGATGATTGATTTTCAATGACCTTGCCTTTCAACTGAAAGCCCAAAATAAATGAGACTAGGCCCAGTAAAGAAAATTTCAAATATTGATTCATAACATTGACTTTGATTTGATCAACATCTATGAGTTGACTATTTTATTGATTGCTGTTTGTTTTGCAAAGGTAGGGGAAAATTATAATACTTATCGCCACGCTCATTCCGTACCGGTTTTGAAGATTCTTAGTGTCAGTATGATTGCCTGAATACAAGACTTAGGTATGGTTTATGATTTCATTTATTTTGTCTTGTAGCATTTCAACTAATTCGGTATCCATAATCTCATATTCATCCGGGATGAAGAGTACTTTTAGAATAGGCAGATCTAAATGAGGATATAGGTCCACAATTTAGCTGTGCTGGTCCGATTCCATAACAAGGATTATATGAGCCCAGGAAATATCATTTTCAGAAATCTTTCGTTCACTTTTCGGACTTAAACTTGCAGAGCGGATATTAATTCTAGGGTCATTTTTAAAAATATGTTCTGCAGTACGACTTCGTTTTTTATTTCTGCCACAGACTACCAATATATTTTGTTGGATATTCTTATCTAGTTGAGCATTTTTTTATAGCTTATCTCACGAGTGTATTTTGTTTGTTTCAGGCAAATATTTTAATATTCAAGATAACAATTTTAGTATCACTTGTTGTGTTATTTTATTTCAAGATACTACAGAGATATCATAAGTTATTGTCTGCTATTCATCCACTGATATTTACTTATTTTTGGTAAATAGATGGCTTAGAAATAGCTTTTTATTCATATACGTAGGCATCATTTTGAATTGTTTGATTTCTCACATTTTCTAACACCCGATGCATATAGCTTTTCCAGAATACTTTGGCAAATAGCCAATTTAATAGGTATTGGAGGAACTGATTGGAATACAAGATATAAGTATATTGTACCAGGATTTTATCTTTTTCTGATTCAGTGGTTTCCCACTCACCGACAAATTTGTAAAAGCCGAGTACCCAAGCCTGAAATTGGTTGACTTCTATTTTCCAATATTTATTTTCTATTCGCGCCAACACATTGTCCACAGAACCAAGACCTCCAGCTTGAGTCCAGGATTTTGCGACAAATACTTTTTTGCTTGATCCTATTTGGCCTCAACTTTGATCCTCTGTACAGTGAGTTACTTTTAGCATCAGGCCTTAGCCGGTATGAATTTTTGTTAGGTCGCAGAACATTGGACTTTTGAATGCTCTTTCCAAGGTACAATTGAAAATGGCTTTGATCTCTACTTTCGATTTCATTGATTTGGTTTTTTCGGAAAATCCTATTGTTGATCCTTTGATAATAATTGTAATCCGGATTTTGTGATTAATGAGCTAGGTAACAGATCTTCAAAGTAAAATTTGAGTTTATGGAAGTCATGATCACAATCACAAATGGCTTACAATTCTCCAATGGAAATGTTTAATAAAATTCTGTCTTTATCAATTGTTTTTCCATCGTAGGTAATAATGAAAATCATTATACAATTTCATGCGTGAGGTGGACGGAGCATGTAGTGCGCAAGCACCGAGCGAATAGCGAGTGCGGAGATCACCGACCCTCGTCTGGCGAGGGTCACGCCCAAATCAATTGATGAAGTGATTACAAATAAGAATTAGCTTAGTATTTTGTCAAATTTCTGTGGCCAAATTGGGGTTCAATCTTCCCGGCTTCCGTGATCAGCCACGCGGACAATTTTTGGTTGGAAACTTGCGATATATCGACGAGATTTTGTTGAGCTGACATCTCCTGATGGATATTTTTGTGAGCCATAGGAATCTGATCAATTCCACCACCGATAGCGAATCTTCAAATTTTAAAAATCAATACACTATAAACGACTTGTATCTGTGAACGAGCTAAGATCCTATGGCACAAATAAAATAATCATTGAAAACTACATGACCACTTGTTTCAAAAAAGTAATTTGCTCTATAAAAATGTAAGCTTTTTATTCAATTCCAATTCCATTGAAGCTTGATAAATCACTGATCAATCTCCTGAATAACCTCTAAGCACCCTCAGTAACCCATCACAAAATTATTTATTCCCCATAGTATTGACCTCAAAGCCGGGCTACATGAGCTTCATTCAACACAGGATTAAATCGCAGCAGAGCTTCGTTTAATCCTTGTATGTTACAGGCATTTAATTATTAAATTTTATAACCTTTTTTTTGCACCCTGTATACCCAATGTAAGGATATAATGATTAAAATGAAATCTATCGTATAGAATGCATATGAGTATTCTTTTAAACCTAGTAAATTTTTGGAATGCGGATTATTGTTTTCTCTACTTGTTAAATATAATGCTTCGTTTAATTGATAAAGTAAATATAAAGCAATACATATCTTAAAAACATAGAACCAGATTAAATATGTTCTTTCAATGTTCACTAGAAATAAGTTTAAATAAATGATCTATTGTGCACAACGTCAGACAGTGAAAATACCATATTTTTTGTTTTCTACTGCATAAAACACCTGGTAAAAATTCATATAACCGAATTTTAGACGTGATAAGGACAAGATTTTTATGTACCGCCGAATAGTTTGCTTTAAAAATAAGCTCTCCCACAGGTTTAAAACAAGCCAATTTTGTGATGGGCTTGGGTCTTTCTTGTAACTATTATGGTAATCAACTTACCACTTGCTTATCCAAAAGTGAACGGCCATAGGTGGGTACCTTTGCTCCGGAAAAGGTGATAAGCATTATTCTGGATTATGCAGAAATAACTAGAGAGTGATCGCACGTCCTTCAGCGCGCGAGAAAACGCCATAAAACGACTTATTGAAACCACTAAACTCTTGGTTTCAATAGCATCGTTGAACACCGCATAGGGAAAAGCTAGTTTTGTATTTACATAATTCGTTCAATTAGTTCTCAGGCTTCCTTCTTTGTCGTGCTTTCCCCTATACGGCTAAATGTTAGCCGGTCGTTGTTCTTTTTTCGTCATTCAAATTCGCTAAAAATGTTGAGTTGTCTGTTACAATTGTGTTGTAAGTATCAATGCAATCCATAATCTCTTTTTCTGGCCCGTTAATCCATTCATCACTTCCATAAAATGCGTCTTGGCTTTCTTTACGTTGCTCTAAGCTTTCGTAATTGCGAATTAAATAAAAACTTTCTTTATCGATAAGTGAAAAGCCATAGTCGACGACATTAATTTTCCAACTTTTCATCATTGGCAATGATTGTTCTGTGAAAACTTTAATAAAATTCTCTGACGAATTTTCTTTGAATTTGTATATTCTTATTTCTGTTATCATTTTATTCTGCTTGCATACATATACCAATTCCATTCCCAAGTTTTTCCATTGTCTGTTGAAAATGCCTGGCTCCAAACTGGATTGTTAATGTCGGTTTTGTCCCAATGAAATAATACAATTATATCTTGTCCATTGAAAGTGTCTTTACAATATAGTTTTCCAATATTTCCGTCAAATGAACCAACCATTGGTGGGTCAAAAGAAACTGCGTTACTATCTGCCCAATAAATGCTCCACAATTTTGTTTGTGGGTTAAATAGTCTGATTGCAATGCCCTCAAATAGTTCTCCGTCAAATGTGGCAGAAAATTTATTCATATTAGCAAAACCTTTTAACAAATGAGAAGTGTCGTCAGTTGAGTTAAACTCTATCCATTCGTCACAGTTGTTTAGTCGTTCTTTAAGTTTTCTGTTGAGAATATTCCATTTGCCAATATAAAAGTCAAAGTCGGTGTGTGAAGAAGTTGGCGAAGCAAAAACTTCTAATTGTCCATTTTCGTTTATTTTAAAATCTTGCATATTCTTTTGTCTAATTGTTGTTTATGAAATGTCGTTATACAATGACGGCTATAAGGTCAGACTGTGAAAATACCACTTTTCTGTTTTCAACTGTAAAAAACCCCTGGTAAAACTTCATATAGCCGAATTTTAGACGTGATAAAGGCAATATATTTATAGACCGCCGAATAGTTTGCAAAAAAATTAAGCTCTCCCACAGGCTTAAAACAAGCCAGTTTGAGCTAAGATAGGGTCTTTCTAGGGTGGAGAAATACCAT from Saprospiraceae bacterium includes these protein-coding regions:
- a CDS encoding NmrA family NAD(P)-binding protein gives rise to the protein MSKNISIIGATGMIGIPVTKELVKAGFNVTALVRNPEKAKSIFPAGVNFVKGDLDDKNSIGLALENADGLYINISTRPTDKENQFNPEAQGLDHIISAAKTNGNIKQIVLLSSFLARNYQGNWWVFNSKKSSIDRVKKSGIPYTIFYPSNFMENLISEGMKRGNKLNFINASVNHKSWWIAGEDFGRNVAQAFLTEKALDQEYPVQGPEALTMQEAAQKFVGAYSKERLSVGSMPYGVLKFLGYFIPQMKFVSKLMNVMINNFETFESQKTWDQLGRPQLTVEGFAHKT
- a CDS encoding YHYH protein, which produces MKNNLLAIALISISLTTAISQINPAISSWLQNKSKTGYYYVSGNSIPVSHGILVNCQSVEYSANNVYVHATGMPAYHVGPYLDGNPNQAGNQNAIFKLPLNPTENTGTKTATQGGNIGIFINGVAMFDFRDDVAWNTNTNSWCGGPGNAPCPGGPGTTQSWYRDAIVFEKKGFDCAKGHPAGSNYHHHQNPSAFDLDKTVISNICNLYDSDGLYVIDPTKHSPLLGFAYDGFPVYGAYGYANTDGSGGITRIKSGYQLRKITVRTHHADGTDVPDGPAVNTSYPLGTFREDYEWISHSNDPSYLDAHNGRFCVTPEYPKGTYCYFATVDEQHNSAYPYIVGPKYYGVKTGTKVSSISETTTVYNPVLSNQNPSSENIDIKIIPVSASDLIAIQVKGLNPNDIDLSLFDLQGKMISQTTIDKGQTIAYFDIQTLYAGTYFIQIKYGNHFQTEKLVLQK
- a CDS encoding ester cyclase, whose product is MKKVIYWALLTVFLVSSAQAQTSKHSSKKHLKMSIDANKEIALSLSKSIMKGDWAKVEDLLSDDFQYFGDGQAAIGKKEYIYFMKEILSKGFTNMDMHFNRVVGEADMVAVDYTNFMDNSGVYFGIPATGKRIASTGQFMRQIKNGQVVAEWQTTNTYGMMVQLGVIPPPKK
- a CDS encoding DUF1211 domain-containing protein — its product is MKKGRIEAFSDGVLAIIVTIMVLELKIPHGNSWSDLLALWPKFSSYILSFLMIIIYWNNHHHVFQTVEKVNGKILWTNGLLLFFLSLVPFGTAWMGESHFDSTPVAFIGIIFLLSGSSYQLLTKFIINEHGQDSVLAKAMVNDIKGTISLVVYILGILISYYYPIVSAILYLLVGIMWLIPDKRIEREFRKN
- a CDS encoding NIPSNAP family protein; its protein translation is MITEIRIYKFKENSSENFIKVFTEQSLPMMKSWKINVVDYGFSLIDKESFYLIRNYESLEQRKESQDAFYGSDEWINGPEKEIMDCIDTYNTIVTDNSTFLANLNDEKRTTTG
- a CDS encoding c-type cytochrome — translated: MRTFIYSCAFIALGFMSFRWICGNIFPYQPSHFPVPFYPFQDNPPDSLMVEIGKRLFFDPKLSANNSISCASCHSPFNAFAHTDHELSHGIHDSIGNRNAPALFNLAWQQSFMWDGAINHLDVQPLAPISHAAEMGSSINEVIQKIEAITLYRNLYFEACGDSSISSAKILKALAQYQLTLVSANSKYDRVVQGQEKFSVQEEKGYKLFLKNCNRCHTEPLFSNFSFEKNGLALDPDLNDQGRYRVTLLEEDRMKFKVPSLRNLVFTYPYMHDGRFATLKEVIHHYAGDFNTKLDSSEKASKAIILNPNDQVDLIAFLLTLSDKEFVFDPKHLLK
- a CDS encoding helix-turn-helix transcriptional regulator, whose product is MHKILKLKRYKLNGTYFYCPVDLTLKIVGGRWKGVVIWNLRNGTKRFSEMKRTLVTINDKMLSQTFKELEEQGVVHRKVYQVVPPKVEYSLTEEGKKLLPIMEAMSSYGSKFEVE
- a CDS encoding IS66 family transposase, giving the protein MPPSSDLYKTKKIKSAFTRKQNKNSGGQKGHEGKTLDKVEFVDEVIVLEPKRCQCGADLTKVKGVIIETRQEFDIPPQEIRIIEYQRKECICPYCQAITAGHFPNHIQAPTQYGSTIKAVCVIMSVNYKIPLAKIVQLMEDLYQIRINESSIINWLKQSYNLMKPTEDQVKEHLLNSKLVHADETGVNINGKNYWNHVVSTDKLTHQFINEKRGQKAIRNEASILPYYKGILVHDCWSSYFTLEQVKHVICGAHLIRELNALIEDKSKWAFRFQKYLLELHNSPIAKNKKNKKQILLDYNKILRQGIHEEPPPRRTSYRGRIKNSKGLNLINRLIKYKESVLGFAFSNLIPFTNNQAERDIRHCKTKQKVAGCFRSLEGAKYYMRISSITITLRKNSVNVLDWIKSLFAEGIFTLPLT
- a CDS encoding VOC family protein; the encoded protein is MENQSSEGRVTGIGGIFFKCKSPKELRAWYEQNLGIKVNQYGAVFEWRQGLDSSQKGFTQWSPFNEKTKYFDPSTKEFMINFRVDNLDKLLYKLKQNHISIVDTIEAFDYGKFLHIMDLEGNKIELWEPNDSVYEKLGESLKCETNK
- a CDS encoding VOC family protein codes for the protein MKRVTGIGGVFFKCKDPKAVTEWYKNHLGLDTNPYGATFEWYESADSTKKAQTQWSPFAESSKYFEKEFMINYRVENLVELVEELKKEGVTILDNIETYDYGKFVHILDAEGTKVQLWEAVD